GCGGTTGAGGAGGAGGAATAAGAAGTAACTTGAGTTCCGCAGATTTTAGTAAGAAGCCACTCTGAAAAGTCCTCTCTCCCTTGAGGCATAGGTATCTACACATCTTTTGGTATTGCCCCCTCTTAAGCTAAGAGGGGGTTGGGGGAGTTATGGAAAACCGTGCAAATTACAGTATTTTTGAGTTCAGCAAGATCTTCCATAACCCCTCCTAACCTCCCCTTAGCTTAAGGGGAGGAACAGCAGAGTCAATAAAACCCATGACTGGGTGCTCAAGCTTTACAAGAAGCATCGCAAGATATCCTACGGTAATTGATCAGGATGGAAAGGGCAGAAGATAAAAATACATGATGCAAAAATGAGAGGTGGCTCCTGCCAAAACAAACAGGTGCCAAATTTCATGAAAGCCAAACTTGCCTGGAAATGGATTGGGTCGCTCCAAAAAAAACAGGAGGGCTCCTACCGTGTAAAAAAAACCTCCTATCATCAACCCAAAAATAACTTGGGGAACGAGCAGATAAACAGGTTTTGCGATCAGTAACCCCAACCAGCCCATACCGATATACAACGTGGTTGAAAACCATTTGGGAAGCGAAGGATAGAGCATTTTCAAGAGGATTCCCAAAATCGACAAAAACCAGACCAAAGCTAACACACTCCAGCCTAAAGTATTTCTTAAAAGGATGAGGCAAAGCGGCGTGAAAGAACCCGCGATCATCACAAAAATAGCGTAGTAATCCAGCTGTCGCAACCCATGCTCGGTTTTTTCCGAGCCATCTATTCCGTGATGAAGGGCGCTGGAAAGAAAAAGCTGAAACAAGGCGGTTCCATAGACTGTAAAGCCAGCGATATGCCAGGGTTTGCGGTTTTTGACAGAGAGATAAACAAGTGAAATCGCGCCAAGGAGTGCCAACAAAGCGCCTGTTGCCGAGATGAGGGTGTTGTAGACTTCATCGGTGACGTGGAGGCTTCCGTCTTTGCTCAACTTTCTTAGGGGTTTTTCTGAGGGATTTATTTGCACTGGCTGCAAGTAGCTCAAGTT
The Deltaproteobacteria bacterium DNA segment above includes these coding regions:
- a CDS encoding hemolysin III family protein — translated: MQINPSEKPLRKLSKDGSLHVTDEVYNTLISATGALLALLGAISLVYLSVKNRKPWHIAGFTVYGTALFQLFLSSALHHGIDGSEKTEHGLRQLDYYAIFVMIAGSFTPLCLILLRNTLGWSVLALVWFLSILGILLKMLYPSLPKWFSTTLYIGMGWLGLLIAKPVYLLVPQVIFGLMIGGFFYTVGALLFFLERPNPFPGKFGFHEIWHLFVLAGATSHFCIMYFYLLPFPS